One Phocaeicola dorei genomic region harbors:
- a CDS encoding AAA family ATPase, giving the protein MNEHYVINLGRQLGSGGKEIGEKLAQEFGIAFYDKELIKLASEESGLCKEFFEKADEKASQSIIGGLFGTRFPFISDGAIPYGSCLSNDALFKIQSDVIRELAEKQSCLFVGRCADYILRDHPRCVNIFVSASKEARIERLMHIHHISTEAAEELMEKADKKRSAYYNYYSYKTWGAAETYHLCIDSSVLGIDGTVQFIKQFVKLKLGF; this is encoded by the coding sequence ATGAACGAGCATTATGTTATCAACCTAGGACGCCAACTAGGCAGCGGAGGAAAAGAGATAGGCGAAAAACTGGCTCAAGAGTTTGGTATCGCCTTTTACGATAAAGAATTAATCAAGCTAGCTTCAGAAGAGAGCGGCCTGTGCAAGGAATTCTTTGAAAAAGCAGATGAAAAAGCTTCTCAAAGCATCATCGGCGGTCTATTCGGAACACGTTTTCCTTTTATCAGCGATGGAGCCATTCCCTATGGCAGTTGTCTGAGCAATGACGCTTTGTTCAAAATACAAAGCGATGTAATACGTGAACTGGCAGAAAAACAATCGTGTCTGTTTGTCGGCCGATGTGCCGACTACATTTTGCGTGACCATCCCCGTTGCGTCAATATATTCGTTTCTGCCTCCAAAGAAGCACGCATAGAAAGATTGATGCATATCCATCATATTTCTACAGAAGCCGCTGAGGAATTGATGGAAAAAGCAGATAAAAAACGGTCAGCTTACTATAATTATTATAGTTACAAAACGTGGGGAGCTGCCGAAACTTATCACTTATGTATTGATTCGTCCGTATTGGGGATTGACGGAACAGTACAATTCATCAAACAGTTTGTAAAATTAAAGTTAGGATTTTAA
- a CDS encoding S8 family peptidase → MNSQKGIVGCLLLACTLQMPAQVKTYKYRVNFRDKAETTYTLDNPSAYLSERALERRMRQRLPVDSTDLPVCQSYIDMLVGKGVCPVSKSKWNNTVVVQVSDTSVIDKVAALPFVAAVRKVWTAPDSIPARNADRKKEVTNKVTKSNNYYGDAWRQIAVHHGDSLHAAGFRGKGMQIAVIDAGFYNADEISVFKGMDLLGTRDFVNSHSDIYAENYHGMKVLSCMAANKPNVLVGTAPEASYWLLRSEDDDTEQPVEEDYWAEALEFADSVGVDVVNTSLGYYEFDDTTMNYRYRDLDGHYSLMSHSASLAADKGLVLVCSAGNSGRGTWKKITPPGDAENVITVGAADRNLVNADFSSVGNTTDGRVKPDVMAVGVASAVAGNDGTVSHANGTSFASPTLCGLVACFWQACPWLTAKQVVEAVRNAGDRKEYPDNIYGYGVPDIWKACQIELEKKK, encoded by the coding sequence ATGAATAGTCAAAAAGGAATAGTGGGCTGCTTGCTATTGGCATGCACCTTACAAATGCCGGCACAAGTAAAAACGTATAAGTATCGTGTAAACTTTCGCGATAAGGCAGAAACAACCTATACATTGGACAATCCTTCGGCTTATTTGTCCGAACGTGCTTTGGAGCGTCGCATGAGGCAGAGATTGCCCGTTGATTCTACAGATCTTCCTGTATGTCAGAGCTATATAGATATGCTGGTCGGAAAAGGAGTATGTCCTGTATCCAAAAGTAAGTGGAACAATACAGTGGTGGTGCAGGTATCTGACACATCGGTTATTGATAAAGTGGCGGCATTGCCTTTTGTGGCAGCTGTCCGGAAAGTGTGGACAGCTCCCGACAGTATCCCTGCCCGCAATGCCGACCGTAAAAAAGAGGTGACCAATAAGGTGACAAAGAGTAATAACTATTATGGGGATGCGTGGCGGCAGATTGCTGTTCATCATGGGGACAGTCTTCACGCTGCAGGTTTTCGTGGGAAGGGGATGCAAATAGCGGTCATTGATGCCGGTTTTTATAATGCTGATGAGATCAGTGTTTTCAAGGGAATGGACTTGTTGGGAACACGCGATTTTGTAAATTCTCACTCGGATATTTATGCCGAGAACTATCATGGCATGAAAGTGTTATCTTGTATGGCTGCCAATAAGCCGAATGTATTGGTCGGCACAGCTCCTGAAGCTTCGTATTGGCTTCTCCGTAGTGAGGATGATGATACGGAACAGCCAGTGGAAGAGGATTATTGGGCGGAAGCTTTGGAATTTGCCGATAGTGTGGGAGTGGATGTGGTTAATACTTCATTGGGATATTATGAGTTTGATGATACGACCATGAATTACCGGTACCGTGATTTGGACGGGCATTATTCATTGATGTCTCATTCCGCTTCTTTGGCTGCCGATAAAGGATTGGTGTTGGTATGCAGTGCCGGAAATTCGGGGCGTGGCACATGGAAAAAAATCACACCTCCGGGAGATGCGGAAAATGTTATTACAGTGGGGGCGGCAGACCGGAATCTGGTTAATGCTGATTTCTCTTCTGTGGGAAATACTACAGATGGCCGTGTAAAACCGGATGTGATGGCGGTGGGAGTTGCTTCGGCCGTAGCGGGTAATGATGGAACGGTTTCTCATGCCAATGGTACTTCTTTCGCATCGCCTACATTGTGCGGGTTGGTAGCCTGTTTCTGGCAGGCTTGTCCCTGGCTTACTGCCAAGCAGGTGGTGGAGGCGGTGCGGAATGCAGGAGACCGTAAAGAGTATCCGGATAATATTTACGGTTATGGTGTGCCTGATATCTGGAAAGCTTGTCAAATAGAATTAGAGAAGAAAAAATAA
- a CDS encoding MATE family efflux transporter — MAKTGTPTELGTQPIGKLLLQYAIPAIIAMTASSLYNMVDSIFIGHGVGPLAISGLAITFPLMNLAAAFGSLVGVGASTLVSVKLGQKDYATAQNILGNVVTLNFIIGIGFSILTLLFLDPILYFFGASPDTISYARDYMVIILLGNVITHMYLGLNALLRASGHPQKAMIATITTVIINTILDPIFIYLFHWGIQGAAIATILAQIIALVWQFKTFTNKNELLHLHRGIYKLRGTIVKNTIAIGMSPFLMNLAACFIVIFINKGLKEYDGDLAIGAFGIVNRIVFLFVMIVMGLNQGMQPIAGYNFGAQQYHRVNQVLKLTIYGATTVTTTGFLVGELMPELAVSAFTTHEGLIQLSATGLRIVVIFFPIIGFQMVTSNFFQSIGMAGKAIFLSLTRQLLFLLPCIILLPLFWGSAGIWWSMPISDLAASIVAGVMLYRQFKIFNTHGNKLKVEN; from the coding sequence ATGGCAAAAACAGGAACCCCCACAGAATTGGGAACACAACCAATCGGAAAATTACTTTTACAATATGCAATTCCCGCCATTATCGCTATGACGGCATCTTCCCTATACAATATGGTAGACAGCATCTTCATCGGTCACGGTGTAGGTCCTTTGGCTATTTCAGGACTGGCTATTACCTTCCCACTGATGAATCTGGCGGCTGCATTCGGTTCACTGGTCGGTGTGGGTGCCTCCACATTAGTTTCCGTAAAATTAGGACAGAAAGATTATGCCACCGCCCAAAATATTTTGGGCAATGTAGTTACGCTGAACTTTATTATAGGTATAGGATTCAGTATATTAACCTTGCTTTTCCTCGATCCTATTCTCTACTTCTTCGGAGCAAGCCCGGATACCATCTCCTATGCACGAGACTACATGGTCATTATCCTGCTGGGCAATGTTATAACCCATATGTATTTGGGACTGAATGCCTTACTACGCGCTTCGGGGCATCCACAAAAAGCAATGATAGCCACCATCACCACAGTAATTATCAATACCATCCTTGACCCTATTTTTATCTATCTATTCCATTGGGGTATTCAGGGAGCCGCCATTGCCACCATTCTGGCTCAAATCATCGCACTGGTGTGGCAATTCAAAACCTTCACAAACAAGAACGAATTGCTCCATCTCCACCGAGGCATTTACAAACTGCGCGGTACAATTGTAAAAAACACCATCGCTATCGGTATGTCTCCGTTCCTGATGAATCTGGCAGCATGCTTCATTGTAATTTTCATTAACAAAGGTTTGAAAGAATATGATGGCGATCTGGCCATTGGCGCATTTGGTATTGTAAACCGGATTGTTTTCCTATTCGTCATGATCGTGATGGGGCTGAATCAAGGTATGCAACCCATAGCCGGTTATAATTTTGGCGCCCAACAATATCATCGTGTAAACCAAGTATTAAAACTTACCATTTATGGTGCCACCACCGTTACAACAACCGGTTTTCTAGTAGGTGAACTGATGCCCGAATTGGCCGTATCCGCTTTTACCACTCATGAGGGACTGATACAGCTATCAGCTACCGGTTTACGCATTGTGGTCATATTTTTTCCCATTATCGGGTTTCAGATGGTAACGTCCAATTTTTTTCAAAGTATCGGCATGGCTGGTAAAGCCATCTTCCTATCATTAACCCGGCAGTTATTATTCTTGCTCCCCTGCATCATCCTGCTCCCTCTTTTCTGGGGATCGGCAGGAATTTGGTGGAGTATGCCAATATCAGACTTGGCGGCAAGTATTGTCGCAGGAGTCATGCTTTACCGCCAGTTCAAGATTTTTAATACCCACGGTAACAAATTAAAAGTTGAAAATTAA